The nucleotide window GTTTTGTAAAGGGGGGGTTCATGTATTTAGAGAAATGACATTTCTGGGGTGTCTGGCGGGCTCAAGTCAGGGGAgcctatgactcttgatctcggggtcatgggtttAAGCCCCATGCtaggtgtagagatgacttaaaaagtaaaatctttttaaaaattaaaaataatatttctaagaATGTgtccagcatttttaaaaaatcaactttgatTGTTTCGTCTCCCtccttttagttcttttctgaatttcttcttgTCTCTGAGCAAGGTAAAagcctgggagggcagggcagagaaggCATGAAAAAGAGTCGCTAAAATAGAGCTAGAAGAGAGGAAGTGGGAAAGCTCACTGTTCAATGTGTTCAGACCTGTGACTGAAATCCCAtcccaacatttgttattttatttttaggaagaagTGATGGTTCTGGAGAGAATCCTGCTCCAGACCATAAAGTTCGATTTGCAGGTGGAGCATCCGTACCAGTTCCTCCTCAAATATGCAAAACAGCTCAAAGGTAGGGGGGGTTACTTGAAGAACTTTCCATTGTGAAATCGACTCTTTGTAATGATGGCCCTCGGATTACACTTCTCAAAGGCGGAAAGCAGAAGAGTCAGGTGTGTGAGCGTGCCCCGGACGCCAGGCGCCCAGACAGCCCAGTATCGTAGCTGTTGGTACCGCTTCCTGTCAGCTATAGACAGATTCTGCCATGCAGTTGCCAAGTGATAGGAGGCAGGAAAATgagtcagaattttttaaatagcctaATAAAATCTGCCTTGGAGCAGGCTTCCGTTAAACGGTGGTTCAGCGCAGGTCATGTGGGAAGAGAACAGATTGGACTCGGACCCACCCGTGTGTCCTCCATTCCCAGGCAGCAGCTCTTTGCTGTGTGTTGGGACGGTCCTGAGCACACAGTGGACTTGAACTAAATGCTGCTTTTTATGCgctttttcattgttattatcactactaatttacctttttcttctcgTTTCTaggtgataaaaacaaaattcagaagttGGTTCAGATGGCATGGACATTTGTAAATGACAGGTACATGTGTTCAAATGTTGAtctaattgtaatttttaaaataggcaggGACTTCATGGGTCATTGAATCCAGACTCCCTCTTTTGTATCGAGGACTCTGACTCACCCAGCTTGAAGGGCCAGctaatggcagagctggggccagtGTCCAGGAAGTCGGCTTCACCGCAGGGGGTCCCCTGTCGTGTCTCGACAGAAGAAGCAAAAGGGTCATCCCCAGTTTTTAAAACATAGTCCAAAACAATACGCCAGAGAATTTTGACAACTGAATACTTAGGACCCCTTTGGTTCTACGCAAATAGTCTTCCTTGTAATGGTTTTAGAGCCTTGCCGTTCTTAGAGCCAGGGATCCAGTGAGGTGCTGTGTGGGGACAGACAGCCTGTCTGGAGCTGCCGTCATTTGAAAACACGGTTCAGTGACGAGGATTTCAGCAGTTTGAAGAACATAAGctatgtttatttgtatttcgtggcatagtaattttttaatgtgctaGCATTCTGattctttaaagaacaaataGTAATTATGACTAAAGTAACTTATTTTGGTACCTTTAGAAGCTTAAAACTTGctgcttttatttctgattctgtATTTGGTCAATTAGAGAGGAATAAACAAACTGACATTTAGTTGTGCTATCTACTCTCCGTGTATTGGGTAACATAGCTGTTGGCTCCAAGTCACGTCACCCCTTTTTCTTGTTGAACCAGTCTCTGCACGACCTTGTCACTGCAGTGGGAACCAGAAATCATAGCAGTGGCAGTGATGTATCTCGCAGGACGTTTGTGCAAATTTGAAATACAAGAATGGACCTCCAAACCCATGTATAGGAGATGGTGGGAGCAGTTTGTGCAGGATGTCCCTGTGGACGTTCTGGAAGGTACTGGCATGCTGGGCTTTCCTGAGGGGGTTCCATGTTTAGGGGATTCTTCCCTGTCAGCCTCAAGCCCCGAGAATGGATTTCCCCACAAAAGTAAATATAAGCCGTTCTTCAGAAGCACCTTTAATTCAGTTCTCTCATAACGTCAGCTCTGTCCACGCTGTGCACAGCAGAGTTTGGGGGAATTGCAGATGTGATCCCCACTCATCGGTCCCTGTAGGGGGATCCTAGCTGAAAGGGAAATGGACTGATTTTTCCCCAGGCAGATTAATTTGTGACAAATGTAATCGTTGTCCATCATTCAGACATCTGCCACCAAATCCTGGATCTTTACTCACAAGGAAAACAACAGATGCCTCATCACACGCCCCATCAGCTGCAGCAGCCCCCACCTCTCCAGTCTACGCCACAAGTGCCACAAGTGCCACCGCCCCAGCCTGCTCAAGGCTCCGACCCACCCCAGCCACAGCAGAAGGACGCGCAGCCACCCACCCCGCAGCCCCCGGCGCAGCAGGCCCCGCAACCCAAGAAGCCGTCCCCGCAGCCCAGTCCTCCCCGCCCAGCAAAGCGAGCAGTGGTGAGTGGGCCAGGTAGCCCCAAGAGCGGCTGAGTCCTCTTCTGAGGACTCGTGAGGGCCACTGAGCAGGGGGACCCCCGGCCTTGGTGTCTGGCTGCACATCTATGGGGAGCCTAAGAACTACTGCAGTCAGGAGGGGGGCAGCTGGGAGCCGGGGAGGGCTCTGTCCTCCTCCAGCCGCCGCTGCCAGCGCACGCGTGTCCCGCTGACCAGCAGGGTGTCGCATCTGCGTGCTGCCTGCTAACATCAGTGTCTCCAGTCTCTCTGGCTCTTTTGTGTTTGGTGTTCTGAGTGAGGCAGGGTGTTTGTGAAAGTTTCTCCCCACAGCGACAACCCGGCCAGTGGAGGAAACCATGGGGGATAAACGCATGTCAGCAAACCACTCATCGCATTTAGGCCAGCGAGTTAGAGGCCCTGAAACCTAGTGTCCTTTGGAAGCCACTTTTGAGATCCTCGGTGGTCCCATCGGAcctgggaaagggaaggaggaaggaagtggaGGGTGGTCTCTCAGGTGTCCGTCTGCCCTGCAGCTCTAAGCCAGAACTGGTTTTTGTTTGGagctgtgttgttttttttgtttgtttttttttaagattttatttatttatttgacacagagagacagccagcaagagaggtaacacaagcagggggagtgggagaagaagaagcaggctcccagcggagcagagagcccgatgcaggggctcgatcccaggcgtCCCTGGAGCTGTGTTCTGTTGCTGCGATTTTTGTTAGGTCCTGCATAATCAGTTTTTTCTCACTACAACCCGGGTCTTGGTTAACACTTGTGTATTATCTTTTGTAACAGGTTGTTTCTCCCAAAGAAGAGAACAAAGCAGCAGGTAACTTCCTGTTCTAAGGGGGCTTTTTTAGCTTCATATATGTGTTtatcaaaacttaaaattcttAGTTAACATTTCAGCAAGATTTAGATTGCCCTTAAAATTTATCCTTAGAGTCCATCGAAAACGTGACCCTGCCTGCCAGAAAAAGTGCCCTGACTGTATTTTTAGATTGTATTCTGACAAAAGTTATCAAACACATGAGCAGCAACGGAAATGTATTGAGTAGCCTATGTACACATGTGATCACGAACGTAGGAGGAGGGTTACAGCAGTATTGCTTCTAGAGGTTCTGTTCAGCCCACCTCAGTAGATAGTAACGGGCCTGGGGGTCCCCATCCTGAACACCAAGTGGCAGAGACACGTGATGCTATTGCCCAGAGAACACCACgtgccccagccctgctgcttaTGCGGGCCGGACCTCTCTCAGGGACTGCTTGGGTTTGGGCttggggttggtttgtttgtttttaatagagcCCAAAGTTGGTTAATTTGTTTCTATattggaaacaaatggaaagggtGAATAAAATCTGGAAGAGCACAGAACAGACATTTAGAAGTATTTGTCCCTGTGTCATGGGCTGTGATGTGCTGAACTCTTTGAAGGCACAACAGTGTTtactcatttctgtttctctgttggtTAGTTCTAGGGTGGGAACTCAGTGAAATTGATTTATTAAACCGTTGTGAGAACTTCAAGTTACAATAAAGTACATTTTTCTCAGGGTCTTTGGGGAAATGATGAGTTCAGTACAGGTGAATTATTCTTCTGCTCCATATGGGCAAAAAGTAAGTGTGAGACCCAAGAGTGGACTGCGCTCTTTGCCATATGGGTATACAGTGGAGCTGAGCTGGTATGCTAGACCTGCCCATCCATACGAGGCAGAAACAAGCCAGTGGTGACCCTGGAGGAGGACTTGCCTTTGAGCACCTGGAGCTGAGCTAAGGGGTTGGGCGTGTAGGTGGAAGGATGCAGCTGAGAACAGCGAGAGAGGAGGTCTTACTAGAAtgtggagaggggaaagggaggagatcTGATGGAACTGAAAGTGTGAGTGGAACCAGATTGCATGTGGAGGAATGTGGATTTTTGCATAGGCAGTGGGAGTCACCGAAGATGTTTGAGCAGGAGAATGGCAAAGTCCGAGTTCATTTTAGACAAAGTTTCCTGGCAGCAGTTAGAGGACAGATGGTTGGGAATGGGGAGGAGCTCACAAGCCTCTGAGTGAGACGTGGTGAGGGCAGAGTGGTGTCCTGGGGCCCACAGACGGAGGCTGCAGTCACAGCCTGCAGGTAGAGCCTGACCAAGCCGTGTGCTGCGTGCCACCTGCCGCAGGGGCGTTCCGGCACTGGGAGTGTGGCCAGCCCAAGTCATTGTGTACCCTTAGTGCAGAATACCCATGAGATTTCTAAGCGttactaagaaaaaagaatgtaaaaactctcattgataaatttttatgttgattacacATTGAAGTGATCACATTTGTGATCAAATTTTTATACATCaggttaaattaaatattaagttaaTTCACCTCTTTTTAAGGTGACtcccagaaaatttaaaatcacatgtGTGGCTCTTCCTATTTGGGGGCAGCACTGATCTAGACTACTCCAGGTCAGCTGGGGGGCAGGGTCACAGGTGGATGTCCGAGGTGACCGTGACAGCAGTcacagcagaggtggggagggcgtCCTGTGAGTTGCTGGGTCTAGGGTGGAGCTCGAAAGTCAGGTCTAAGGCTTTAGGAGAGAGAGCAGCTAGAGGCATAGATTTACAGTTCGTCCACCAAGAGGAGAGGGGACTTGATCCCCCAGGAAGCGAATATAGATGGACATATCCCTGGACTTTGAATTAGGCCTGTTTGGGACAGAGGAAACCAGGACAGGCTCAGCGACACTGGAGTAGAATCCGATCAGAACAGTGTACAAGCCAGAGTAAAGTGAGTTTCCAGAAGAAAGGGTCAAAACATACGAGCAAGCACAAAGATGGGAGTTCTTTTTCCATTGCGTGTACACGGTCCCTGCCCTCGTAAACACAAGATCCCGGGCTTGGTGTAGCCTGACTTGGTTCCTTAGCGTCGTCGCTGTGGATGCTGGACCCTGAGGGGTGGGCTGTGTGCTCCCCCAGGTGTCCTCTGTTTGCTTTTATGCCGGCTCTTCCACCTCTAGACCTCTCCTGACGTCATTCATGTCCTGCCTCTGGTGTGCTGCCCGTGGGGCACAGACTTCAGATGTGCCCAGTGAAGAATACAGAGGTGGCGGTTTGTCCCGTGAGCCCTCCAGGCTGGGTGACCTGACTATGCTGCAGTCCCCTAGGCCCGGGAgacccccccccgccaccccgtAACTGAGATGGTGCTCGGCTGGTCCTCTGCTTCTCTCGTGTAGTCGGAAGGCCTTGCCCAGGACGGTCGGCGAGGAGGTCGGGTAGTGTGGGAACAGCTGTGAGAAGACAGCAGGCTGgtttatttggggtgggggggatggcgTTCGTTAGACATTTGGTTCTCATGAAAGGTTTAGCACCTCATGGTTTTGCTGAGGCCTCCCTAAAGCTCCCTAAAGCCTTGGTCacattggttctttttctctagaGACATTCCTGAAtggtacattttcctttttcttcttttttttttctccgtgACATGTTTATTCGCATAAAGAAGTATGAGTTGTTTTTcaatctccttttcctttttagaacCACCACCACCTAAAATCCCCAAAATTGAGACCACTCACCCTCCGTTGCCTCCAGCCCACCCACCTCCAGGTAAGCATCTGCTGAAAGCGTGGGAGGGCCAGCTTTTCACTCTGCTTTTTTGAAGGGAAGACTTGGGAAGGCCTGGGACAAGTCTAGAGAAGGGAGACTTGGTAGCCAAAATTTTAGAAGAAGATAAGGACCAAGGATCTTGCAGAAGATGGCATGTGTTTGTCTTTCACAAACCAGATCTTTTGAGGATGTTGTAAATTCCAAGTGTATCTGGATATTTTCTGTCCTCTCACGTGCAGAAAGGCCAAACTCCGCAAGATAAATCCATGTAGAATCCATTTTAGGAAAACGGAGCCCTGACAGTTTATGAACATTGACCCGGCAGGACCGCCGTAGATCTTAGACCCCCGTCTCTCTTGCGTCTGCTTCCTAGTGGAGGATGTCATCTGGGTGCATTTGGAAGAGTAAGCAGTTGCTCAGAGTCAAGTGGAGAATCAATGAAAGCGTGATGAGTCCTCACTAAGGCACATAGGGGATCAGGAAGTTTCCTTGGCACCATGTAAACCCAGAGGAGAAGCCTTGTGAGAGAGACAGCTTTCTCCCTTTGGGGCAGTGTTCTGGAAGATGGAGCAGGAAGCGGGGGTGGGCAGGAGTTGGGTGTGTTCTGAGGGGTGCTGGGCTGACCTGCCCCGCCCTGCGGCTCGCCTGCCATGTGCCTGAGCAATGGTACCACCCACTGTATTTCTTTCTGCGTATGGTCAGTCGTAGCACTTTAGAAGCTTTGGGAAAATAGGGGCATCATTTTCTGCTTTGGGACAGATGCTACAGTCCCCGATCCAGTATGAAGCCAGCTTAAAAACTGACACCTGCGGTGGGTCGTTCGAGTGTTCAGGTAGCAGCATGTCCTCCACGAGCAAGCCCAggtccccagctctgctgcctgGGGCGGCTGAGAAGAGGTGTGGTGGCctggggagcccagggcagggagagcGCTGCACCctgcggggcgggggtgggggggggcgtgggCATGGTGTCAGGAGCCCCGCAGAAGGCACGGAGCACCCACCACAGGCAGCAGGCAGGATGGGGGAAGACACCAGTGGCAGGTGGCAGGCGCCGGCTGGGCTGCTGGAAGGGCCACTGGGAGGAGACTGGAGCCTGGCAGCCGCCATTGCTGGAGGCGGAGGTGGAAACAGAGGGATCAGCGGGCTGGGTCACCGGCGCTCACTCCAATGAGGCCCCAGCCTGCTTCTTAGGGGCCTGTGGCCAGTGGGAGCCAGATGGGAAAGAAGGCTTAGAGCAGGAGTCTGTGGCTTGGGAACCACAGTTCCTTAATGAGGCGCAGGAGGCAGGAATTAGGTCACCAGGAATGTCTCAGAGGGTGGCTGGTGGTGGCAGGTGTCAAAGCGAGGATGTGAGGAGAGCAGCTCAGGTGCTGGAGAGACCCCTTGTTCCAGGCTCAGTTACAGAGGACAGACAGATGAAGGGGTGACTTGGGGAGGCAGCAAGTTGGATGTGACAGGAAGTGATGTCTCAAAGACGAAAGAGGGTGTTAGTGGACGCAGCCGGCCGTGGAGTGACAAACAGGAGGAATTCCAGGCGGTTGGCACTATTGACCACAGGCCTCAAGTTCATACTGTGTTCCGTAGTCAGCTTCAGAACCAAAAGGCCCTTGGCCCTGCCCTGGAGCCCAGATAGATTTCTCCATGGCAGGTCTGACCTTCTCCCTTGAGTGGGCCTGCTGGTTCGTTCAGGCCGGGCCCCAGGGACACAGCTGTTGGTGAAAGATGACCTGAACTTCTGCTCTCGCTCGCTTGTTGAGAGCAGTGAGGGAACCACGGACGCCACAGCACCGCCCTGGGCACATGGCACATCTGTGGCTGCCCAGTCGGGGCTGCTCAGAGCTCCAGGGAGCACATGAGGCCAAGTGCTGGGGGACCCGAAACCCCCTTTGTGGCCCTTTTTTGTGTCCTCTGGACCCAGAGATCTTGGCTCTTACGATTTGCCTTTGATTTCTGGGCTGCCTTAGGAATTATCCTGAGAACACACTTTCTCAGTGATTGGCCGCCCCTGGTGGGGTGTCCCTGGTGTCATTATCCGGGTGTCTGACCACGAATGCAGAGGGGAATCGCAGGTAAAAATGTGTGAGCTGAGGCTCTGGACAAAGGGAGCCTCGGGGGCTGTTCTGGGGAGCACCATGGGAGGGAAGCACCCGAAAGCTCAGCGGTGCTCCCCGAGAGTACGCCGAGGACTGATCGCACTTTCTTGAGTAACCTCGAACCCGATTTGCTCCTTCGGCGGCTACATCGGGAATGTCAGactttttcattatgtttttaaatgttggctcaTTCACTTGACCAACTCGCAAGCTTTGTGCTCGCTGCCAGTGCTGCAGACAGTAAGGTGACGTGGCCCTGGCCTGAAGGTCTCCAGAGGCGGAGACAGGCAGGCAGAAGGGCCCCAATCCCATCTGTACTAGCAGGAGGGGCTCTGCGTACCGCAGGCACTGCCTTGGCCGGTGTGGCGAGGACCGAGGGAGGGAGACCTggccatggtggggggagggggggtcttTTGTGATGGCATCGGGCACTGGCCACAAAGGTGACAGCTGCTCGCTGTTCTCTGTGAAGTTGGCCCTGGGGGAAGAGCAGCAGCCACGCCAGTGCTATAATGGGGGccagaaagtgggggagggatgggaggggcatGAGAACTGCTCTATGGAGCTCCTGGCTTCCCGGGTGGCCTTCCCTACCCTGAGGTCATCAGAGCCACTCCAGGACTAGGCAGTGACTTGCCTCTCCTCTGCAGACCGGAAGCCTCCCCTCTCGGCTCCCTTAGGCGAGGCGGAGCCCCCGGGTCCCGTGGACGCCGGTGACCTTCCCAAAGTACAGATTCCTCCTCCGGCCCACCCGGCCCCCGTGCACCANNNNNNNNNNNNNNNNNNNNNNNNNNNNNNNNNNNNNNNNNNNNNNNNNNNNNNNNNNNNNNNNNNNNNNNNNNNNNNNNNNNNNNNNNNNNNNNNNNNNCCCAcgcctgccccccacccatgcagtcccccctcaccctcctccaggCCTGGGCCTGCCACCGGCTAGCTACCCACCTCCGGCCGTCCCCCCAGGAGGACAGCCACCCGtgcccccacccatccccccacccggcATGCCTCCAGTTGGGGGGCTGGGGCGGGCAGCCTGGATGAGATAACgtgatgccttttttttcctttgttttttttcacaaaaGTTTTTCTAATCAACTTGAAGAGTAGTTTGAGTGGGGAAGCAGCAGGGTACCTTATATAGTGCTAGACCGTTGCAGTATGGGAAGAACAGACGGGACCCGAGATGAAATTGGGGTGGCCCTCTACATCTGGAGGGTGGGCCAGTGGCTTTCAGGGTCGCCTGGGCAGTGCCAGTTTCCATCCGACCACGCACTGGGTCTCAGCTGGTGGCGTCACAGTCCTGCACTGGGTTACTTGTGCTCGTGAAAGCGTTAACCAGCCATATTGGCTCAAGAAATAGCTTCAATAAGGAGTGAATTTCCTTCTAGAAATCAGTGCCTATTTTTCCTGGAAACTCCATTTTAAATAGTCCAGTTCCATCTGAAGTCAAGCTGTTGTCATCGCTTTCATTCCGTGACGTTCCCTCCCAACACCCAGTAGGTCAGACGAACCACTTTTTTGATTTAGAGATATTTACATCCTTTGTATTAAACTTATTTTGAAGGGGTTGCTTTGTTGGatggctttgttttttcctccagagaaggggagaaatgtACTTGGAAAGTAACGTATGTTTACATCAATTTGCAAATTCCTGTAcatagagatatattttttaagtgtgaatGTAACAACATACTGTGAATTCCATCTTGGTTACAGATGTGGCTCCTTCAGTCAGTTATCCAAATAAAACCCGTTCTGAAACGACCCTTTTGTTTCTTCTGCACAGACAGTGGGGCCGCAGGCCGGTGGCAGCCCCAGGATGGGAGGCCAGAGGCAGctcttctccccagccctgggggctgAGGGGCAGGCAGCGGAGGGACGCTGGGCTTGCAACCCCCACACCTGACCCCACGTCTCCCAAGGCAGCACCCCTGTGCGTCTGTCCTCGCAGGCCAGCCCCCCACACCGTGTGCCCGCATGGGCCCCCCTCGGAGGAAGCCAGTGAGCCGCTGGCACACGCACCTGCACAGGACGTGGGCTCCTGGGACCCACAAGGGCTCGGACTTGACACCCTTCCCACTCGCGCCATCGGAGCAGCTGTCCGTGCTCTCTGGCACCAGGCCGAACCCCCACGTCTGAGGTGCTCCCAGGGGCCGTGGCCCTCTGCCcggtgacccccccccaaaacaagcACTGCGCACCCACCACGGAGGCTTGCAAAGGGCCTTTATTTATCTAGCGCAAAGTAGACACTATCACAATCTTCTGTTACTCCTTTTACTAAAATAGTTCAAATCAATGTTTTTACCACACTATCAAAAGttctatctctttttctctccccaaatcAAAGTGGTTCAGTGGAAGGTGGAAATGGGCACAAGGGTCTGCAGCTCCCAGCTCCGCctggagccgggggaggggctggccccGTTCTCAGGGCCGTCACCCACCACAGAAAACAGCACGGCTGACGGCCCGGGCCCGGCACCAGACGTTCCAGCCCAATTCCAGAAAGCAGCACAAATACTCCCCCCACAGTATGAAAAATAGACACCTCTAGCGCTCTGCAGTCATGCATTTAGCTtgttccttcaaaaaaaaaaaatcagtagtatgtattttgtttcctctcaagtttccaagaaaaaaaaaatgaaaggtcacttttttctctttcaacactGATGTGTAGCTAATAACTTTTGGATAAAAATGTGCCACCCTAAAAAATGTGCTCAGCAGACTCTGATCCCAGGAGGCTTGGCTACCTGGGGCGAGGCTGGAAGGGTGACATCCATCACAGTGGGAACCGAAGCCCCAGGACAGATGTCACACGGGGCTTCAAGATGGAGAATCAGAGTATCTGAAACGTCAAGGGACCTTTATGAAAGGGCATCAAGTTCcaacaaccccacccccaccctaagCTTCTACAGCTAAggctccagaggggaggagggtcgCCCACCGTCCCTCGGCGCACGGCCATgtggctggcagggctgggactggtGCTGACCTGGCCCCCCAGCCGCCCCTGGGGTGCGgctcctctgaccctccccagcctgggggcTCCCACTGCACcggcccaccccctgccctgcggggtcaggcagaggggctgctggctttttttttttttaacagcttatTCCGTTAGACGACCATCACAGGTACAGCTCTGTCCTTGAAAGCCATCCCCGTGCACTTGGCTCAGGAACGcgagcagcagcaggaaggaggtCTGCGCCCAGCTCTGCTGCCTCCCGGGCACACAGGAGGGTCCGGGCAGAAACGTACCACCTGACCCCTGGATGCCCCCACAGCATGAGGGACAGGGTCACTGCCTTCCAGAGGCGAGGACGGGCCCTTCAAAGCTGTTCTTCCCTGGGTCGGTTTGCAGGAGATCTGCTGATACCGGGAGTCCTTACTTATTGCTTATTTTCAGTGGTGGCCGAGCCAACCTGATCCAGACATGACAAAGGGGCTCCCAGACGTGGCTTCCCCCCAAAatgggccccccaccccccacctcggGCTGCTCTGCGGTTCTTTGGACTCCAAGATCCAGAGGGGGCCTCTGCCCCCCAGCTCACTGCCCCTAGGACAAGAATTGCCTGCTACCATGACCAAGGATGTTCCCCAGCTTCCAATGCATACCCCTAGTGACAAGGAGCTCCCACCTGACCTGCTGGCGAGCTCCCTCCAGGAAGAGCCCAGAGCTCCCTGTAACACCCAGGGCGAGAGGAACATGCCTGTCGCCATCACCAGCACCCACTTAGCACTCCCTGGGCACAACGAGGGCTGTGAGCCTTTCCCCTGAGAGTG belongs to Ailuropoda melanoleuca isolate Jingjing chromosome 14, ASM200744v2, whole genome shotgun sequence and includes:
- the CCNK gene encoding cyclin-K codes for the protein MKENKENSSPSVTSANLDHTKPCWYWDKKDLAHTPSQLEGLDPATEARYRREGARFIFDVGTRLGLHYDTLATGIIYFHRFYMFHSFKQFPRYVTGACCLFLAGKVEETPKKCKDIIKTARSLLNDVQFGQFGDDPKEEVMVLERILLQTIKFDLQVEHPYQFLLKYAKQLKGDKNKIQKLVQMAWTFVNDSLCTTLSLQWEPEIIAVAVMYLAGRLCKFEIQEWTSKPMYRRWWEQFVQDVPVDVLEDICHQILDLYSQGKQQMPHHTPHQLQQPPPLQSTPQVPQVPPPQPAQGSDPPQPQQKDAQPPTPQPPAQQAPQPKKPSPQPSPPRPAKRAVVVSPKEENKAAEPPPPKIPKIETTHPPLPPAHPPPDRKPPLSAPLGEAEPPGPVDAGDLPKVQIPPPAHPAPVPGPATG